The genome window TGTGAACTGGAGGCTCCGACGTTGGCAGAGCCTCGCATTGTTTTAAAAGCCGCTAATTAATACCCTTTGGTGCGGGTATTGGGATCGATCTCCCGGCTACGAACACGGTAGCTGCCCTCTGGGGAATCGTAGACACCAAAATCCTGAATACCACCTCGACGCAGAATAGCCTCAGCCTGATTCACGTCGTTCTGGCTACCCTCAACCATCACCAGGTAGCTGCCCTGCTCAACCCGGCTGTGGTAGGCATGTGCCCGTTCTTCGGGAATGCCTAAACCGACCAATGCACCCACTAAACCGCCAGCAGCAGCACCGATACCTGCACCCGCAGCAGTTGTTGCCAACGCTGTGCCCAGCGCTCCTGCAGTCATTACCGGACCGATACCAGGAATTGCCAGGGCACCAATGCCCACTAGCAGACCGGCCAGGCCACCCAGGACTCCCCCTGTAGTTGCACCAGCACCGGCTCCTTCATCAGCCTTGTTACCTAAACCACGCTCATCAGTTACATCAGCGCCTGCCATGCGTTGACCACGCTCAGCATCACGAGCAACCACAGAAACATCATCCATTGAGAAGCCAGCTGTACGCAGCTCTCTGACTGCTTGCTCGGCTTGGGCGTAGCTCGAAAAAACGCCTACTGCCCTTCTGTGTTCGCCAACAGCCATAACTGTCATCCTCCATGTTGCAAGCTCTACTGACATCTTGGAGGGCAAGTTGGTAGCTTCCATCACTCTTTGGACAGGGGCACGCTGAGAACCCCCCTAAAGGCATAAGTCTGTTTTGGTGCGGTTTTAAGCACCCTCAGCAGCAGGTGAAACGCCTATGATAAGTTGCAACCCAAGGACAGGGAGCCTGGCTCTGAGTGCTTAACGAGCATTACGATCAACCGACTTTGCCCTCATCTGGCAAGTTCTTCCAGATTTTTTCGTCTCCCTTTGACCGTGAGATCGTTGCTCTGGCGCTACCTGCTCTGGGCACTTTGGCGATTGACCCCCTGTTGTCGATGGTAGACACTGCCATGGTTGGCAGATTGGGCACGCTGCAACTGGGAGCCCTGGCAGTAGCAACAGTTGTATTCGCGGTAATGTTCGTTGGCTTCAATTTCTTGAGCTATTCAACCACCGCCCAGGTAGCCCGCTACTACGGAGCTGAGGTTCCTGACAAGGTAGGAATTTATACCGTACAGGCTCTGTATTTGGCTTTGGGTTTAGGGATTCTGCTGGCTGGTTTGGGCTGGTGGTTCGCGCCGCAAATTGCTCAGGTTATGGGCGTGCAGCCGAACAATTTCGATTATTTCCTGGCCTACTTCCGCTGGCGGGTTCTAGCAGCGCCTGCCTTTATGCTGCTGATGGTTGGACATGGTTTCTACCGGGGCATTCAGAATCTGCGCGTGCCATTGTGGGTGGTGCTAGCAGTGAATCTGATCAATGGAGGCTTGGATTACCTGCTGATCTATCCGCTTCATCAAGGGATTGCAGGTGCCGCCATTGCTACGTTGATTGCACAAGTTGTGGGAGCGCTAGCTTTTGTTGGCCTGATGTTTGGTGGTGCCACTGGCCATCTGTACCACTTGCGCTCAGCCCTAAACGTGCGTTGGCAGCAGATGCGGGAGTTGGTTCGA of Leptolyngbya sp. FACHB-261 contains these proteins:
- a CDS encoding general stress protein, encoding MAVGEHRRAVGVFSSYAQAEQAVRELRTAGFSMDDVSVVARDAERGQRMAGADVTDERGLGNKADEGAGAGATTGGVLGGLAGLLVGIGALAIPGIGPVMTAGALGTALATTAAGAGIGAAAGGLVGALVGLGIPEERAHAYHSRVEQGSYLVMVEGSQNDVNQAEAILRRGGIQDFGVYDSPEGSYRVRSREIDPNTRTKGY
- a CDS encoding MATE family efflux transporter gives rise to the protein MLNEHYDQPTLPSSGKFFQIFSSPFDREIVALALPALGTLAIDPLLSMVDTAMVGRLGTLQLGALAVATVVFAVMFVGFNFLSYSTTAQVARYYGAEVPDKVGIYTVQALYLALGLGILLAGLGWWFAPQIAQVMGVQPNNFDYFLAYFRWRVLAAPAFMLLMVGHGFYRGIQNLRVPLWVVLAVNLINGGLDYLLIYPLHQGIAGAAIATLIAQVVGALAFVGLMFGGATGHLYHLRSALNVRWQQMRELVRVSGDLFFRSAAIQVSFVVASASAAHMGAVTVAAHQVGMELWVFLAMVVDAIAIAGQSLIGRYLGAGEPQRAYKVGLRMTQWGIALGFVLMGVFWLLRDLLPHLFTSDPRVLHTIASIFLFVVCFQPINSLVFVLDGILIGAGDTRFLRRAATAGALAYIPLALAALTWGWGLPGVWFGLALMMLIRLLTNWLRFQGQKWVVTGEAVPQG